The segment TGCCGCCAAAGAAAGTGCCAGAACAACGGCACCCGCCGCGGAGCCTCGCAAAATCACGCGCCGGAGTTCATCGCGATGAGCGTAAAGGAAGTAGCCGCTGAAGACGGGAATCAGCCAGCCGTGCGACCAGTCGGCGTCATGGATCCACCGGGCGACCATCAGGTGACGGACGGTCGGCCAGTAGACCAGCGCCAGGAGCAGCACGACAATCGCCACGCGGACGCGCGCCAGCGGGGGGACGAACTCCGTCCAGCGGGGTCGTGCGTCGATCGATCTGGTGGCGACGTCGGACACCAAGGGGACTCCTAGGGTTGCAGGATGGTTTCCCAAGCGCTGGGCAGGTTGTCCGGGTTGATCCGCGGCTCGAACGAGTCGATGTCGGCGAAGTTGCGGCTGTAAGTGAAGCTGTAGCCGACGTTGGAGGTAATGCTCGGCAGCGTGAGCGCCCGGATCCGCTGGAGGAACGGGGCGAACGGGTGCGTGCCGACGTTGATGATGTCCCCCCGGCGGATCACGAAATCCGGGTCCTTTCCGGCGAAGATGCGGTCGAGGTTGACCTGGATCATCTGCTCGCGCTGGCCGATGCGGCGATAGACCGTGCAGCGATCGGGCCAAGCCAACGGAGATAATCCGCCGGCGGCGGCGATGGCGGCCTTCAGCGTGATCTGCTCGGCGTTGAAGGCGAACGGACCCACGCGGTTCACCTGGCCCATCACATAATAGACCCCGATTTCACCGCTGACGATGCGGATCACGTCGCCGGCGCGGACGTAGATGTTCGCGGAAGGCTCGCCGGTGCGCAGCGCCTCGGCCGGGATGCGCAGAATGCGCTGGGCGGACTCGCCCGCGATGCGCGCCCACTTGGCGCTCGAAGTGGAAAGATCGAACGTGCCGCGGTCCTCGGTAAGCGGCGCCGCGCCCGGAACCGGGCCCTCGTATTCGGGATTGGCGATCCACTCACCGTCCACGTACAGGAAGGGATCGGCGGCGTCCTCGTCGACGGCCCGGAGAAGATCATCGTTTGGTTCAGGTTCTTCCGGCTCGGGCGGAGCTTCTTCGGCACCTTCCACAAGATCGATCAGGTCGGACCGTTCGTCATGCGGAGGCTGGATCGTCTTATCCGCCGTTTCAGCATCCGGTGGCGTTTCGTAAGACTCTTCTTGATCGCCGGGCGACACGCCGAATTCCGGATCCGGTGCGGTCTCTTGCTCGCCGTTCTCGTGCGTCGCTTCGCGGCTCCATTCGTTGTCGTGGCGAAAGACATACACATCGGTGACGAACTCGTTGAGACCGCCGACCTGGTTGATGGCGTCGAGCAGGCGGAGGTCCGGCCGCAGTATCGGGAACGTGCCCGCGCGCAGCGGGGCGTCGTTCGCAGCGCTGACCCCTACGCCGAAGATGGAATACGTCGATTCCTGGAGATAGACGGCGCGAACAATCACATCGGGTTCTACAAGGATGTTCTTCTCCACGAGCAGCCGGCTGATCTCGTCCTCCAGCTCGGTGACGGTGAGACCGGCCGCCTGGATCCGCCCGAGAACGGGCAGGTTGATTATGCCCGTCGCGGAGACACTGATCTGCGGCTCACGGTAGGGCGTCAGGCGATCGCGGAGTTCGTCGATCTCGATGTAGAGCAGGTCGCCGCCGGAGATGGCGTACTCGATGGCATGAACCTCGAGATCCTGCGGCGAGGGGTACTCCGAGCCGGGTACGGCCTGGGCTGCGTCCTCGAGCGTGAGCGAGTGGCGGATCTCCGTCGTGGTGGAGCGTTCGAAGCTGCCGACGATGGTGGGATCGAGCCAGCCGTTGCGGATGGAGTTGCAACCGGCCAGAAGCGAGGCAACGGGCAACAGGCAACAGGCAACCGCAGAGGCTGCGGAGCGGCCGCGTCGCGGTGCGATTGCAGTAGGCGCGTATCGGCGCGTATCGGAGGGAAGGGGTTGCCGGATCATGAGGGACCTATTTCTAAGGACTTACAGGGCAAACACTTCCGCGCCGCGCGGAGTCGGACCACCGGGTGAATATCGGCACCTCGGCGCGGGGCGGTTTAGGCTCCCGGGCCGATAATCGCCGCGCCCGCCCACGCCAGTGCTGAAAAGCGTATCACGGATGGCGCGAAGCCCGCAAGGAACGCGACGTGGGGCGGTTGGCTATAATCGGTGCCGCCATTCTTCGGGGTATCGCCTCATAAACGTCCCGCCCATCCGCCGTACCCTACGCATCTTGATGTTGGCGATGGTAGCCCTCGATAGCGATCCTGCTCGCGGACAGGGGAGAATCTATGTCGATGAGAATGCGGCCGGGGTTGTTCACGACGGCTCGTCGTGGTGCAAGGCGTACCTGACGCTATCCGAGGCGGTTGCTGCCGCGGCCGCGTCAGGGAGGCTGGTCAGCGAAATCCGGGTTGCGGACGGAACCTAACCGCCTGATCCGTCAGGCCTGGCCGACCCGCGAGACGCTACGATTCAGCTCGTGGGCGGCGTTACAATTCGTGGAGGCTATTCCGGCTGCGGTAGTCCCGACCCGGATGCACGGGACATCGTGGAGAATCCGACAGTTCTGAGCGGCGACTTCCTTTATAACGATACCGAGGTCTCGGGTTCAGATTGCCTCTACGAACATGCGACGCCGGGCTGCGACGACGTTGCGTGCCAAAGCGCGGTCTGCGCTCTGCAGTCCGATTGTTGCGCAAGCGGTAAAGACCAGGCCCAATGGGACCTGAAGTGCGCCGACTTGGCCCATCAGTACTGCTGCAACCTGTTAGGTAATCGCTGCGACAACAGCAGGCACGTTCTATCTGCTGATCACTTGCCACAACCGGCAACCCTCGACGGTCTTAGCGTCGTGGCAGGACGCGCCGATGATGGCCCTGGCTATCTTTACTTATTCGGCGGGGGAGCGTTCGTCAGTGGGGGCAAGTTGGTTCTCACCGACTGTGCATTTCGAGAAAATTACGCTTGGGGTGGCGGCGGTGGCGTGTACTTGAATGTCGCTGATCTGGTGGCCGTCCGATCCACGTGGACAGGCAATCGAGGCGCACAAGGCGCCGCGATATCGGGGCTCTACTCGTCAATAGACCTCACTGGCGCGGATATGCAGCAGAATCAGACCGTTCTCTCTGTTCTCGATTTGTCCGACGGGAGCCTGATCCTTCGAGAATCCACGGTTTCTCGGAACGAGGGTGCAGGGGCCGCTGTATTTGCCTTATGGTCCACTGTCGACATCGAAGGTGCCGCCCTGGCGGACAATGAGTTCTTGGGCCTGAATCTGTATCGCTCCCCCGCCACGATTACGAGGACAGACGTTGCCCGCAACGATGGTGGCGGGATTCGCTACTGGGGAACGTTTCTTTCGCTCTCCGACTCAATTGTTCACGACAACAGGAGTAACTCCGACTATGCTGGAGGCCTCACGATAGACCCCGAAGGGCCGGTTTACGTGGATCGTTGCACATTTGCACGAAATGACACCGACAACAATGAGGGTGGAGGCATCAATTTCTGGAACGCTGCGTCGGTTAGTCCGTTATATCTGACAAATACAATCCTCTGGGCCAACACGGCCGTTTCCAATCCCCGCCCAGCGGTACAGATTGCGGCGAATAATCGCTCATACATCCACGCCAGCTCTTGCATCGTGCAAGACTGGAATGCCCCGTACCTTCCGGGCGTCGGAATGCTCGACGCCGACCCGCTTTTCGTTTCGCCCAGCGGGCCTGACAACA is part of the Phycisphaerae bacterium genome and harbors:
- a CDS encoding polysaccharide biosynthesis/export family protein → MPVASLLAGCNSIRNGWLDPTIVGSFERSTTTEIRHSLTLEDAAQAVPGSEYPSPQDLEVHAIEYAISGGDLLYIEIDELRDRLTPYREPQISVSATGIINLPVLGRIQAAGLTVTELEDEISRLLVEKNILVEPDVIVRAVYLQESTYSIFGVGVSAANDAPLRAGTFPILRPDLRLLDAINQVGGLNEFVTDVYVFRHDNEWSREATHENGEQETAPDPEFGVSPGDQEESYETPPDAETADKTIQPPHDERSDLIDLVEGAEEAPPEPEEPEPNDDLLRAVDEDAADPFLYVDGEWIANPEYEGPVPGAAPLTEDRGTFDLSTSSAKWARIAGESAQRILRIPAEALRTGEPSANIYVRAGDVIRIVSGEIGVYYVMGQVNRVGPFAFNAEQITLKAAIAAAGGLSPLAWPDRCTVYRRIGQREQMIQVNLDRIFAGKDPDFVIRRGDIINVGTHPFAPFLQRIRALTLPSITSNVGYSFTYSRNFADIDSFEPRINPDNLPSAWETILQP